cccccccccccccctttttttttttaaatatctggctttctttttaattaacttCCTTACTCTTactcttgtatttatttgagaatttatatttctgaagGTTTATGAATACGTTCAAAGATCAAGTCCGTGCATTTGCCTACATGAAgagagaaaatttcaaaacaaaatgcacggacttttacacacaaaatctGTAGATTCTGTTATATTCAATTATAGAGGTTTTTTTTGCGTGGTTTAAGATTAGGTAATGTTCTTGTTTCCGTGTAAAATAATTctcgcaatattttttttctctcgaaaaGCAAAAGAAATCGTAAATTTATCAACtctattaattggaatgaaagCACTGTTTTGTTCTTCATGATTTATGTATTTACGCTTTGTAGTTTTGACAGACAAATTAAATGCTACAGAATGAGTGAAATACACGTATATTTGTTATACAGATAGAAAGAAGAGAAAAGTAACCATATACTATTGAAATAGTTTGAAAGTGGTTATAGCTGGGGTTGGGATTTATAGCTTTGTTTAGAAGTTTGACATTGATGTACAACAAATgtaaattctttttgaaaaatgttggtggccctgaaaagggccgtttgtGAAGTTATAAACTTCAGACTGTTTACTTGCTGCTGGTGTATTTAGTGACGGCTTTGGTACCTTCACTGACAGCGTGCTTGGCCAATTCTCCGGGTAAGAGAAGACGGACAGCGGTCTGGATCTCCCGGGATGTGATGGTAGATCTTTTGTTGTAGTGTGCCAATCGGGAAGCCTCTGCTGCGATTCTCTCGAAGATATCGTTGACGAAGCTGTTCATGATGGACATTGCCTTTGAGGACACTCCGGTGTCGGGGTGAACTTGTCTCAAGACTTTGTAGATGTAGATAGCATAGGATTCACGTCTCTTCCTCCTCCTTTTCTTATCACCGCCGGGTCTGGCAGTCTTTGCCTTGGTGACGGCCTTCTTGGCTCCTTTAGTTCCTACTTTGGGTGGCATGTTACTGGTTTGATAATCAAATAAGTAatggtgaaaaattattttcaatttgtttatatactgggcaaaacggattgaaagattttattaaacGCGAACCTCGGAGAGAGCACCCATAACATGTTGAATGTTCGGTAGCCTAACTGCTCGCAGAGAGCTTCGTTCTGATTggtgtataataaaaacatcgttCAATCCGTTTAGTGGGTATATAagctaaattttgaagaaaaattgtatCACTTTACTCAGTGTCGATCAACCAAATAGTACAAAATGTCAGGACGAGGAAAAGGAGGAAAAGCAAAAGCAAAGGCAAAGTCTAGGTCATCCCGTGCCGGACTTCAGTTCCCAGTCGGTCGTATCCACAGACTTTTGAGGAAAGGAAACTATGCCGAGAGAGTTGGTGCCGGTGCACCAGTGTACCTCGCAGCTGTCTTAGAATACTTAGCAGCTGAAGTATTGGAGTTGGCAGGAAACGCCGCTCGTGACAACAAGAAGAGCAGAATCATTCCCCGTCATCTCCAGTTGGCCATCAGAAACGACGAAGAGTTGAACAAACTCTTGTCTGGTGTCACCATTGCCCAGGGAGGTGTTTTACCAAACATCCAGGCTGTACTTCTGCCAAAGAAGACCCAGAAAGCTGCCAAGTAAAAAGTGGATATATCGGATTACTCACTtaacaacggcccttttcagggccaccaatatttttcaaaaagagtctaaaattgttgtacatcttagtaatactttattccccatacataattgaaaaaaatatattctactacataacaaataaaaaatgtctaaaatataaatgtccctTCTTCCGTGATTCTTCTTTTCTTCTCTCTCTAACGCATCCCATTTAAGTACAGTTCTTATAGCATAACACTAAGTCTAGTAACTTTTTCAGTCTTCTTCATCAGAACATTTATTGTCGTACTTTCTGACTCTTTGAACCCACAAGTAGCTCAGTTAAATCATATAATGTTTGTCGGggggaaaaaaaaccactgatagtatttatatttaatactagtCTGCTCTCTTCTTTCTCTCTCTTGGTTATTGATGCGAGCATGCTTAGATTCATCTGAGAaggtgtgtggtttttttttattattataattatttatagtttttgttaacattatctCTTTCGTCAacacttttatatatgatatgtactttccattcttttcctttttccatttttttcagcaTCTCTCTCTCTGTCTTTCTGTCtttatttagttattgtttgtGTATTAAAGATGTGGAATTGATGTAAGCACACCGACAATCAGACAATGTGACAAATGTGCCCAGCCCaaatgaaaatcataccacatcttctttttttatattaaatatacataaatatgacataatacaacaataaagaAACTCAGCCGATCCGCACAATGTCATGTCGGGAATGTGTAATtccatttgtttctgtttttttatttttatttcgctttgtttgtgttataactgcattttatttttattttttcctgtttttatttttcgttcctTTCCTTAATGTTTCTGCatgtattttgaccttttttcattattattatttttcttcttcagatttATCATATTGAAACCGTGACACTAATTTACTATTGTTGAGCTATGAGGGATGATCAGAAACTGtaattatgaatgaaaaaaggGGGCATTTTTACTGTCAGCTTGGGTTGAGCagtttttcagtaaaaaatggATTGAAAACTGTCAAAGTCCCTTACAAATCAGTCCAATCAGATTTAAGATATGCGGACCAATCAACGCCAGCTTTATGTAAGTGGTGATCCAATCGTCACCGTGATTTCAATCCTCCCGGCAAGCACAAAAACACATTCACCGAAATTTTCAAGTATTCTTTCTGTAGCAAATCGTCCACAGAGCTAATAATCATGGCACGAACAAAGCAAACTGCACGTAAATCCACCGGAGGTAAAGCTCCAAGAAAACAACTTGCCACCAAGGCCGCCCGTAAGAGCGCACCTGCAACCGGTGGAGTCAAGAAACCACATAGATACAGGCCAGGAACAGTCGCTCTCCGAGAAATCAGGAGATACCAGAAGAGCACAGAGCTCCTCATCAGGAAACTCCCCTTCCAGAGATTAGTCCGTGAAATCGCCCAGGACTTCAAAACTGATCTCCGATTCCAGAGTTCAGCCGTCATGGCCCTACAGGAAGCCAGCGAAGCCTACTTGGTCGGTCTCTTCGAGGATACCAACTTGTGCGCAATCCACGCCAAGAGAGTAACCATCATGCCAAAGGATATCCAATTGGCCCGAAGAATCCGTGGAGAACGTGCTTAAGAAGTgtgattttttcaccaaaacataacggcccttttcagggccaccaatatttttcaaaaagaatctataaattgttgtacatgaaaattagaaacataGCCGAACCCCTCTTTTCcccatctctctctctctctcttttatttcttcttGTTGAATCCATCTATATGCAAAGCAatacatagacaaaaaataaattttatgatatatatatacacacaagtctcatcacaaaaaaaaggggggtgtttgtttatcatggtacatgtatgtccttGTGTGTAGAATATTAAAtagtacattatataaaaaaagatcaacatataaatgtttctatctgtacttctgttcttttcttttcttcgcTTGTTTTGTCTTGTCTTCTTTTGATGTATTATTTACACCAGTAGTCTAGACCAAAGAAAGAGAACCACCAACTGGccaaaatataacctttttttttaagttagagtttaaatatcttgtataattcattaatttgaatatttcttttagaaaagcTGATATTACAGGgtacttttatcaaaaatttagagCTCTTTTTCAGTCAGAattgtaaagaatttttttatcatgtatgtagtaatatattttgtccACTTTAGAGTCTTGTCTTGCTGCTAGttaacaaaatcatgaaatttctatttaaattaatataatttcggTACGGGTCCAAGTAGTCCccacaaaatttcaatgtagGAAGTCCATGTAAGCATATATCTTGCACTTATaagcttttttatatgataaaaagtggTTTTCAGacttattataaacttttctggCTAAAAGAAGTCTTCAGAATAGTAAGTACATGTGTGcgcattaacatttttattggaTTGGCTGATGAAATTGTCATCGTCATACTGTGGATAAATATAGAATggcgtttaaaaataaaattgaaaggaaGATGCACACATAAGAAGTTTTACCCGCAGTCAGGGGCATCTCTTTTCTTCACTGTAatacctagaaaaaaaaatctttaatagtAATAACAGTAAcagttttattcatacattctCCCATTTATGATCTGAAGTACCTGCAGCAGATCGTTGATGGATGGCAAGCACAGCTTTGACAGATGATGTTGAGTTATGAAAGACAGGTAGAAAACTGCAAGCATGTAAAATCCTGTGATGTATCCAATTTCTGGATACATCAAATAGACAAATAGATAACCAGTATTCCTAGATATGTCTGTGAGGTTTATTTTTTCCCCAACTAAATTCCATTCCATTAAGTTGAAATGTGTATTGTCATTGAATGAAAATGTCTGTTCAGAGAAAgcaaataattatctttataattttgactgtctaaagtgattttcatttatcatttatttatcatactattctatcttaaaatgaaaacttttcaacattttggaACTTTTTTTGTCTCCTTCAGTCATTTTTATTCCGAttgaaataatagttttttcttaaaaatttactgtctgatatgaattattatatttttca
This is a stretch of genomic DNA from Mytilus trossulus isolate FHL-02 chromosome 6, PNRI_Mtr1.1.1.hap1, whole genome shotgun sequence. It encodes these proteins:
- the LOC134722545 gene encoding histone H2B-like encodes the protein MPPKVGTKGAKKAVTKAKTARPGGDKKRRRKRRESYAIYIYKVLRQVHPDTGVSSKAMSIMNSFVNDIFERIAAEASRLAHYNKRSTITSREIQTAVRLLLPGELAKHAVSEGTKAVTKYTSSK
- the LOC134721167 gene encoding histone H2A, which translates into the protein MSGRGKGGKAKAKAKSRSSRAGLQFPVGRIHRLLRKGNYAERVGAGAPVYLAAVLEYLAAEVLELAGNAARDNKKSRIIPRHLQLAIRNDEELNKLLSGVTIAQGGVLPNIQAVLLPKKTQKAAK